AAGTAACGCCCCCGCGCTCATCACCGGGAAGACCGTCCTTGAGATCGGCGCCGCAGCGGGCGTGCCCAGCATCGTCAGCGCAATCAAGGGCGCCCGCACCACCGTCATGACCGATTACCCGGACCCGGATCTCGTCGATAATATGCGTCAGAACGCCGAGTCCTCTGCGCCGATGATCCCCACCGACCCGCCTTCTGCGCTGCACGTTACGGGCTATAAATGGGGGAGTGATGTGTCGCCGCTGCTGGCTTACTTGcctgaggaggagagggcgaagGGGTTTGATGTGCTGATTATGGCGGATGTCGTATATAGCCATCGCGAGCACGGGAATCTGGTCAAGACTATGcaggagacgatgaagaaggaaaaggacgCGGTTGCCTTGGTGATATTTACACCGTATGAGCCGTGGCTATTACCCCAGACGGAACGGTTCTTTCCGCTTGCTGAGAAGGGTGGATTTACAGTAACGAAGGTGTTTGAAAAGTTGACGGAGAAGACTCTGTTTGAGCATGATCCTGGGGTATGTTAACTTCGTTTCGATGTCGGGATATTGCTAACAGTGCCTAGGATGAGAGACTGCGGAGGACAGTCTTTGGTTACGAGCTCCGATGGGCTGATGATCAACTACGATAGACATGATACCATATAGATTTGCACTTAAAAGCATTGGATAGACTCCATCATTATATTCTTGATCCGGTTTTACGCTGCGAAACAGCCACAACCAGGCCAGAGCGATCATACCAAAGCATGGCCTGTACAGAAATTGCAAACTCATCAATAAATCtgtaaataaaataataataattacaTCGTTATTCCTCTTCAGGGCCGAAGGCGATAAGCAAAGGCGGTCAACACCAAAAAAAAGCGCCCCGCCATCCCCGCGCAGAAAATCACCAGCAAAATTATTCCAGACCCCTCACTCAATCCGCAATCATCTCGCCAACCATGCCAGTAAGTCGCAATTCAACAACTCTATCCCATATCGTcaaataaatctaataacTCGTATAGCTCATCATCCTAACCGGTTACCCCTGCTCGGGGCTAACCTATCGCGCAAACCAACTCGCCGCGGCCCTAGAAgaaacccaaacccagcTCTTCTCCTCCGACACGCCCCCAAAGTCCAAATACAAGATCCACGTCGTCTCGACGCACGATAATGTCAACCACCCGCGGACAGTGTACGATACGGCGCGcacggagaaggaggcgCGCGGGATCGCGTATACCCGGGCAAAGCGCATGCTGGGCAAAGACAGCTTTGTGATTCTGGACGGCATGAATTATATCAAGGGGTATCGGTATCAGCTCTGGTGTGAGGCGAAGGCTTTTGGGACGACAAGTTGTGTTGTATGTTTCCCATTTcccattttctcttcttgatGGGAAGGACGTAAGTGCTAACTTGGTTGCTAGGTTCATGTTGGTACACCGATTGACCAGTGCGTTGCGAACAATGAGGCCCGGATAGAGAGAAAGAACGCTTCCAACGAAAACAAGGAGAGCAAAAACCAAAGCGAGAACCAAAAGTCAAACTCCGAATCCTCACCAAAAACGTCACCCTCAGCCTCAAACAACGAAGCCGGCGAGGCCAGCGAGGCCAGCGACCCCTACCCACCAgacctcctcgacaacctcatCTTCCGCTACGAGGAACCCTCCATGAACAGCCGCTGGGATAAGCCCCTCTTCACAGTCCCCTGGCCCGACGCCGAGCCCCCCATCGCCGAAATCTGGACCGCCCTAACAGGCATCCCGcacccctccaccatcccccaagaaggacaagaggAACCCTCAATATCCCCCCTCACAGCCGCCCTCAACTCAACATCCCTCTCCTCAGCCGCAAGCacaacaacaagaagaacccCAGGCgcagccaccaccacagcaggaggaggccgaggaacGCTCTCAACCCGCCCCCGCGTCGCAATAAAACCACACCAGGCAACCGTCCTCCCCGCAACATCCGACTCCTCAGCTCTATACAACATGGAAAAACGCACGTCCGCAATCGTGCAAGCAATCCGCACCTTCACGCTCTCGAACCCATCTGCAAAAGCCGCCCTCGCTGCGTcaaaccagcagcagcaacagcgcCAGCATAAACAACCCGACGACGCCCCGGACCGCCAGGAAGAGGGCATCCGTGTCCCTGTCCCGGAGTCCTCAACGCCTATCTTCATCCCCGCTCATATCGTCCTAGGGAGTGTAACGGATGACCTTGCCGCTGCCGGGGGTGTGCTTACGCTCCCGCggctgcagaggctgaggaggcagTGGATTACGCTGAACAGGGCGTATATTGGGGCGCCGCATGCGGCGGGGAAGGGAGGTGGTGGGTTgaaggacgaggagctgggagATGCGTTTGTGAGGTTTTTAAATGCGGACTTTGCAGATGAGATTGGGGCTTGATGGTATGGGTAGGCTAACTATGTATATTTGTAGTTGGATTTGAGGTTGGTAGTGGTAGGAGGGATTCTGGTTTATAAAGCGTTCGCGTTCGTAGACAACTAGCATAGCATCATAGTATGACATCTTACGATACGATAAGAGCACGAGATTTCTTGCAtggtatatatattcatTCAATGATATAAACAACCCGAAAGTGGTAAGTTACCTAATGCAGGTTAGGTAAATAAGCAcaagataaaaaataaaaagatacAAGAATCCGAAAGCTACGACAAACCAGGACCACTGGCTGTCGAGGTGTACACACAAagataagaaagaatattcacacaagaagcagaaacaatAAACAAAAACACAAAAGTCTATTAACATGTAAATTTCACAAAAATAACCCGAAATGATTTCCTTCCATTCCGTCCTGTCTGGGTGTTGGTGtctgtcgctgtcgctgtaTACATCCCATAACAAAAAATCAAACCAACCTcctgtcttttttttttctttctttctttttttcatatgttctttctgtcttcctCAATTGCTGgaagaaagcaaaacaaGTAAACAAAAGTCCACATCAATCAGTATAACAGAATACAACAAGTGATACAAGCATCGAGCGCACGCAAATAAACATGGCgcgaaacagaaaaaaaaaagcattTTCAGTGAAAatgaaaagagaagagaaaattTAGCGCTATGAGCGCCAGGGTCCTTGGATTGGGATCCTAGGAACTCCCATCCCACCTGCGGTTGAGGCTGGGTTGTTGGCTTTTTAATCACTGGGTGGTCAAAGCCAATCAGTTCAAATGATCTGGATCCAGGTCTACCGGTAGGTCGTGAGCATGGTATGCTTCCTCTAACCGACATTGGGACCATAATGCGAAGTCAAGTCCTCTTGGAAAGTAGACATAGATTGCAATCCCTGGCAGACTGAAAGAAAATTCGTGGGCCGTTCCAAGCTGCGTTTAGCCATTCATAATGTGCATATACAGAGAGATCAGTTGCTCCCAGAGCTAGTAACAACAAAGCTAAGCTCTTATGATGCAGTGGATTAAGTGGTCCCGTTCGGCGATCCTtgagaagggaaaggaaaagaaaaggtggTCTGCGATGCTAAGCATCATCATGCTTGCTTGATTCATGCAGGGACTCCGTTGGTAATCTGGGCAACGGCCTGGCTGGCTTGAGCCTGACGGTAGGTGATCCCGAGGGTAATGAGCTCTTGGAGGCTGGCATTAACCTTGTCGTGCATGGCAGAATCCTGGGGGCTGATGTTGCGGAGCTGCTCAAGGAGACGTCCGTGGCAGTTATAGTAGTTCCTTTCAGCGGCCTGGATGTTCTGACCGTAGTGGGCAGTGGTCTGCTGGAGGGCCTTCAATGGGTTTGTCTGGGACTGGGTGGAGCGGGTTCGCTTCATGGTCTGAGCACCGCTGACACCAGTGACTCGGCGCTTGCGTCCAGTggtttccttttttttggtCTGGTTGGAGGTGGGGGAAGCATCCGGGGAGCTGGGGCGCTCAGAGGAAGCGTAGTCGTGGACTCGCCTCATGTGGTCAAAGAGATTCCAGCGGCGGGGGAAGCCGTATCCTGGGATGGAACGGTCACATCCTTCAAAGAGGCAAAGGTGGGGGTTATCTCCGTGTCCGTGGAGTCCATGGGCTTCGCGCTCATGACGAAACAGGCATGCATTGGAAGAGAAGTGAAGTTGAGCGTCCATACAGCTCGGGACCCTACAGCGGTACGGCTTCAGATGGGAATCCAAGTACTTGCTGCTCCCGGTATTAGTCTCCGTAATTTCAGGTGCATTCAGAGCGAAATTCAACTTACTGGTAAGCACACTTCTGGGTAGTGGGTGGGTGATTGCAAGGCTTGTCTCCATTGGCGAAGGGGCAGTAGTACTTTCCATCATTGTGGGTAGGCAGAGAATAGAAAGGGTGGTCGCGCGGGTTTCGCGACTCACTGCCATCCTTGGACCTTGGTCGGAGTGGTTCCTTCACGGGAAGTGGTGGGAAAAATTCGGAATCCTGTTTGACCggtggctgggttggggaCAATTGCAAAGTTGGCCTGCGCACACTCTTGGATGGACGGATGGTCCTGTTGTAAATTAGAACGCTTCTTGGGTAGACGACATTGTGGCCGGATTCAACTAACCTGTTGGGGTCCTGTTCGTTTAGGGGTGGTGTAAGAGGGAAGATTGGGTCTCCTAGGTTGATTCCTTGGCCGCCAACGGGAGTGGCTGTGATGTCTTTCAACATGGCATCCTCATGGGACATGAAGGCGGGGTATCCAGAGtgggagcaggaagaggTAACAGAGAGATCATTGCTCGCTTCCGTCAagggaggagagacaggCATGTGCTGGAAAACATTTCCAGAGAAATGGTCCACGGATCCTTGGTTATATCGGGTGTCCACGATGGAGTTCCAGGCGTCGCCGGCAGGCGAGCCGTGTTCTGGGGTGCAAGATGTGTGAGTGCCGTTCTGGCTGTTGACATCATTTTCAAAGGCAGAGAAATCAAATAGGGATGTGTAGTGGTTGTAGTCCTGGGCCTTAGAGAAGTCCATATCATTTTGCTCGCCAACGTCAGGGAGACCATGGAAATCGGAACCAGCCGAGTACATGATGTCGCTGGCGCCAACTGCGGAGTGCAGCAGCGCATGTTGAGATAATGGAAAGGAGAGCATCTGAACTGCTGGAGAGTCAGGCTTGCTTGACGCAATGGAGTTGCTGTCAATTGAATCCACATCATTCATCGCCCATGGCTTGTCGGAGTTGTCATGGCTGTGGGCTGTACTTGAACACAAGGAGAAGTTATCCTGGCTCAAAAGTTCATCATCCTGGGGTCTTGAGGCCAAATGAGAATTTCCTGGGATATGCCTTGATTGGGAGTGGTGGTCCATGTGAAGCATTGATTGGGTAAGAGACATATTCTCTGGGTCGGTTTTAATGGAAGACATTATGAGTTTGTGACCCAGCGGTATGCTGGTTGACGTTCAGGGACTAAAAGCAAGGTCAAGTCAGTAAATCTACAATCCAAATTCTGAGAACGACATCAAAAAAGACagaaaaaaggcaaaaaaaaaatcatgCGTCCGAAGTCCATAGTCGAAGAGATGTCTGCACAATCATTAGTTCCACGTTCGCGGGGCAAGGGTACAAATAAAACGAACCGTTGAGGTCGAGTCCATTAAGGTAGTTCTCCAAGGGAAGTCGAGTCGTCGCTTGGGGAATCAGGCGTAGTCCATTACGGGGCGAAGTCAACTGGTATCCAGGTAAAGATCACATCGGGACAACGGAAGAACAGAATTCAGTCTGCACAGGGCTACCGAGATCCTAAGAGACATGTCGAAGGCTACTCCTTGGGAGTTGAGGTCATTCCATGAGGCTGGGACTGTTTCCACTCAGCATAGGATCCATTTGGGTTATCTTCATTGCCTGGGTCAACGGAAGTGCAACAACATAAGATGCACGGTAAATCCTTCTGTCGGTGATACGAGATTGTTCAAGTAGGCCATCTTCAGGCAAGTTCAAAAGAACTTTTGAATTCCAGGGAGAAGAAATCTGGGGTCACATTGTgtacttcttcaacatccataaaaggtaggtaggtaggttCCACTCCGGTTGGAGTCAAGTCCAAGTAGTAGTCACATATCAGGACATCAAGAATCATAAGGTTATCCAGGTCATAAAGGTCATGTCATTATTGTTTCATCCATGGAAAAAGTCCAGTCCGTCACTCCAGGTTTGGAGTGAGGTAATCATAGTCCATAGTAGTAGAGGGGATCCTCGGCGTTGAAGAGTGTGCAACATAAAACAACACTCGTAGTGTCCAGTCTCACAGCGGGTGCTGCAGATATAAGAGTCATGGCCATTTGATtgtcatcatcattattCTGGGTAACCGCGATGCGGCACTGTAGTCCAGTAGGAGCAGCCAACAGAGAATTTCAGGTATCCTTAGGCTGGGTGTTGGAATGTCGCAAGTTGATCCAGAGAGTATCCATTGGCAGGAGGCGCGCATGTTgcaaagcaaaaaaaaaaaaaaaggcaagaaAATGAACAGAGCAGTGGGACGAATAAGAAATAATCGAGGGGACTACCTGTTAATTGTCGAAAACGCTCAGACAAAAGCCTGGGAGTGATGGAaacgaagaaagaaacagaagcaaAAGTCCTATCCTGGGAGCGGATTGGAATCCAATGGGTAATGGGAGTCCGAGGTGAGTATAGCCAGGGGCTTAAATTGTGTCCAGATCCACGGGTGAGACTGCTGAGacagaagaaaacaagacaGTGTGGTCCTTCAGAGCAGAGTGCAGTGGGGTGATTTGACTGTGACAAATCTAGAGTGGTGGAGAGGAAAGGGTATCGTGAGATGGTAAGGGTAATAGGGTATCAGTTGGTCAAGTGATGTTGGGTATCCTAGAGTCGGCGAGATAAGAATAGGCGATGAGATCCTTGGGAGAGACgagatgagatggaaaagagaagatcaagaacgaCGACGGACGGGAGGGGAGAGGGCCACCTTATAGCGCCGAGACGAGTGAGATGAGCAGAGATGAGGGGCAGCGTGGAAGCACCGCAGAACGCAGCCGTTgcagaaaagggaaagacgCTGCCTCACGCTGATTCCACGTCGCGTTTTGATTCGACAGGCTGAATCCTGCGGGCTTGACGTGGCCTTGGGGGACGAAACGAGTGGTTCAGAGGGAACGGCACGTCCCGATTCTCAATCCTTGGGAGAGGCAGCGGTGAGCACACTACGCCTTAATTGGCGACGGGGCCCGACGGCATCATGCAAATCTGCACCCCGTCGATTCCATCACAGCCAGTCTGACGCTGTCGAGGCGAGCATGAAACTCACACCACTGCCGCCCGGGTCGGCCTGGGCCACTCACGTTGGGAGCTGCTTCAGCCGGTTCTCCTCACCCGCCCCGCCCGCCTGAAGTCCTGCGTTCCTCTGGCTGAGCACTCGTCCACGTCAACCCGCGGAACATGGCCTGCTCTGCAACTGCAGGCTGAATCTCACGACCGCAGATGTCACCGTGTCAGAGGCAGACCCCGCGCCGCAAACTCATCACGCTGGCGCAAAAAAGTACGACGCAGCACTGCTCGGAAGTGATGCATCAACTGCTGCCTCGCCGATGATTACTTACAGCCACGCCCGAGTGGTGAGGGTCAATAATAATGTAGGAGAAAAAGCACGGACTGGTTGGGCAGCAACGCGCCCAAAGCATCACTAATTTGGGAGTTTTCGGGAATTTCGACTCAGGAACCAAGATACTATTTTTCATTTTCTACCACTGAAACTATCTGAAAGGTCCTATATCTGCGTTCATTCGTCAGCTCATCGAACAAGATCAGGAGATGGTTGCAAAACAAGCAGGCGAATGGGCAATGATGTCAGAAGTAAATGGTGATGGTACTGTTGTCGTTCAGCGATCCGAAGATCTCAGGTGAACTATGCTTTATGGGTATGGTGTTCATCATAATAGAAATGGGTCCCGCGGCCCAGCCTCACTGAAAAGGAGAATCGGAAATTTGCTTACCTTGCGCAAGAACGAAAAATTGGAAAAGTTGACTGACAGCAAAGCAAATTGAtcgagaaaagaaaaggaggcgCTTCGAGCACCCTGCCGGCTTTCATCCGTCCGACATTCAGGCCTTGTTGAACAACGAAGCGTGGCCAACACCTGCGTCAAGACAAGACCAATTACAAGCTAGATAGCTTCAGCCTCGACAGCATTGACCTTCTGAGTTGTTCCGACTGGCCCAGCGGCGTTGAGTCCTGTCGCCGTCGACCATCAATGTTGA
The nucleotide sequence above comes from Aspergillus puulaauensis MK2 DNA, chromosome 3, nearly complete sequence. Encoded proteins:
- the efm7 gene encoding putative nicotinamide N-methyltransferase Nnt1 (COG:S;~EggNog:ENOG410PNHF;~InterPro:IPR029063,IPR019410,IPR025784;~PFAM:PF10294); translation: MADELDTGDMFNDPEGFYPPEKEPTYADHQMLSGQVVRVRLVGSHPLYGNMLWNAGRISSDYIESNAPALITGKTVLEIGAAAGVPSIVSAIKGARTTVMTDYPDPDLVDNMRQNAESSAPMIPTDPPSALHVTGYKWGSDVSPLLAYLPEEERAKGFDVLIMADVVYSHREHGNLVKTMQETMKKEKDAVALVIFTPYEPWLLPQTERFFPLAEKGGFTVTKVFEKLTEKTLFEHDPGDERLRRTVFGYELRWADDQLR
- a CDS encoding putative RNA polymerase II Elongator complex associated protein Kti12 (BUSCO:EOG09263L9T;~COG:F;~EggNog:ENOG410PNHT;~InterPro:IPR027417,IPR013641;~PFAM:PF08433), which produces MPLIILTGYPCSGLTYRANQLAAALEETQTQLFSSDTPPKSKYKIHVVSTHDNVNHPRTVYDTARTEKEARGIAYTRAKRMLGKDSFVILDGMNYIKGYRYQLWCEAKAFGTTSCVVHVGTPIDQCVANNEARIERKNASNENKESKNQSENQKSNSESSPKTSPSASNNEAGEASEASDPYPPDLLDNLIFRYEEPSMNSRWDKPLFTVPWPDAEPPIAEIWTALTGIPHPSTIPQEGQEEPSISPLTAALNSTSLSSAASTTTRRTPGAATTTAGGGRGTLSTRPRVAIKPHQATVLPATSDSSALYNMEKRTSAIVQAIRTFTLSNPSAKAALAASNQQQQQRQHKQPDDAPDRQEEGIRVPVPESSTPIFIPAHIVLGSVTDDLAAAGGVLTLPRLQRLRRQWITLNRAYIGAPHAAGKGGGGLKDEELGDAFVRFLNADFADEIGA
- a CDS encoding putative C2H2 finger domain protein (COG:S;~EggNog:ENOG410PPUY;~InterPro:IPR013087) produces the protein MSSIKTDPENMSLTQSMLHMDHHSQSRHIPGNSHLASRPQDDELLSQDNFSLCSSTAHSHDNSDKPWAMNDVDSIDSNSIASSKPDSPAVQMLSFPLSQHALLHSAVGASDIMYSAGSDFHGLPDVGEQNDMDFSKAQDYNHYTSLFDFSAFENDVNSQNGTHTSCTPEHGSPAGDAWNSIVDTRYNQGSVDHFSGNVFQHMPVSPPLTEASNDLSVTSSCSHSGYPAFMSHEDAMLKDITATPVGGQGINLGDPIFPLTPPLNEQDPNRTIRPSKSVRRPTLQLSPTQPPVKQDSEFFPPLPVKEPLRPRSKDGSESRNPRDHPFYSLPTHNDGKYYCPFANGDKPCNHPPTTQKCAYHKYLDSHLKPYRCRVPSCMDAQLHFSSNACLFRHEREAHGLHGHGDNPHLCLFEGCDRSIPGYGFPRRWNLFDHMRRVHDYASSERPSSPDASPTSNQTKKKETTGRKRRVTGVSGAQTMKRTRSTQSQTNPLKALQQTTAHYGQNIQAAERNYYNCHGRLLEQLRNISPQDSAMHDKVNASLQELITLGITYRQAQASQAVAQITNGVPA